Part of the Fodinicola acaciae genome is shown below.
TCCTCGACATGCCGGCTAAGGCCTGATCCCCGGCGGCGTGTCGACGCGCACGCGAATGCGGATCTTGATGAGCGGCCCTCCGTCGACGTCCACGCAGATGAACACAAAACCCTTACGGCAGGTCGGCTTCGGCGGCGGCGGACTGCTGGGCGGCGGAGACGAAGGAGGAGGTGCGGGCGTCGGCGACGGTGGTTTCGGCTTGGGCGAAGGCAAAGGGCGAGGTGTGGCCGGCGGCTGAGCTTTCGGCGGCTTGGCCGGCGGCGGAGCAGGTTGCGCGGGCGCCGGTCGTGCGGGCGCTGGTTGCGCGGGTGCCGGTTGCGCGGGTGCCGGTTGCGCAGGCGCTGGCGGAGCGGCAACGGGCCTAGGCGGCGGCGGCTTCTGATCGCCGCTGGTCGCCACGAAAGCGGCGGCCGCGACGGCCATCATGACGATGATGAAGCCAGCAGCGGTCGCCCGGCCGGCCGGCGTACGGGAGAAGTCCCTGACCCGCTGCGCACCGACCGGCACCCAGTGGAACAGGCCGGTCAGGCCGGCTCCGGCGCCGGTCATGATGGCCGCCGGCTTGATGAAATAGCCGGCCACGGCGGCGCCGAGGATGAGCGGCGCGAGGACGCCGCGCAGGCTGGAGTTGAGCTCGCCGAGCTCGGCGAAGAGTACGGTGCACTGCGCGCAGTCGGCCAGGTGCGCGTCGACCTTCGAGGCCTCGCGTTTGCTGAGACCACCGCGCACCTTCGCGCCGAGGCGCTCGACCGTCCAACCACAGGTCGTGCCGGCGACGACCGTGCTCGTCGGCACATCCGACACGTGTACGGACAGATACGCCTGCTTGAGCCGTTCGCGCGCGCGATAGGCGAGCGCGGCGACACCGTTGGCGGTCAGCCCCAGCAGCGGCGCCACCTCGGCCGGCGAGTCACCCTCCACCTCGGTGTGCCACAGCACCATCTGCCAGCGCTCCGGCAGAGTGGCGAAAGCGCGCGCGGCGAGCGACCGCTCCTCGCCTTCCACCACGGTGTCGGTGAAGGCGACGCCCTGGTCGTGCCGCTCCATGTCGTCAGTGACGTCGACACGGCCCTCTTTGCGCGTACGGTCATAGAAGGTGTTCCGTACGACGGACAGCAGATAGGACCGGAACGCGATGTCCGGACCGCCGCCGGCCTTCAGCGTGGACAGCACCTTGGCGAACGCCTCGGACACCAGGTCGTCCCGGTCGGCCGGGTTCTTGGCCAGGCTGGCCGCATAGCGCAGCGCCGCCTCGGAGTGCCGTCGATAGAGCTGCTCGTACGCGTCGGCGTCGCCGGCGCGCGCGGCGGTGATCAGCTCGCCGTCATGAGGCCCGGCCGGGGGCTCCTCCGTGACCGTGCCGGCGGCCTGCTCGTCACCTGCCATCTGCTCGGACCGACCTCCAAACGACCTTCGTCCGTCGCACAGCGTAGGGCCTCGCGACCACCTCATGGGGAAGGTTTGCCAAAGATCGACCACGATGCGCGTCTTGGCAAATGCCGTACGTGACCAGGATAAGTGAACGCGGAGCGTGGCCGAGCCGGGGTTGTCCAGCGCTAAGTGAATGTGCGATAGTCTGGCGCATCCACACTGGCGGCGGAGGCGGCCATGCAGATCACCCAGTCGTTGCACCGGGCCTGTCAGCAGGACCCGGACCGTCCGGCGAGCATCCACGCCGGCCGCGTGCGGACCATGGTGGAGGTGCTGGACCGCGTCTCGCGGTTCGCCGGAGCGCTGCGTGAGCTGGGCGTACGCACCGACGACCGGGTCGGGATGCTCAGCCTCAACTCGGATCGCTATCACGAGTTCCTGCTCGCCACGCCGTGGGCCGACGCGGTGTTCACACCCGTGAACGTACGCTGGACAGCGGCCGAGATCGGCTATGCGCTGCGCGAATCAGACACGCGCGTGCTGCTCGTCGACCAGACCTTCGCGCCGATGGTGACGGCGCTCAGGGCCGAGTTTCCCGGCCTGGAAAAGGTTGTCTACACCGGCGACGATGACGTGCCGGACGGCATGCTCGGTTACGAGGAGTTGGTGGCCGGCGCCGATCCGGTCGAGGACGCCGGCCGCGGCGGCGAGCAGATGGCCGGCCTGTTCTACACCGGTGGCACGACCGGCGCGCCGAAAGGCGTGATGCTGAGCCACGACAACATGGTCGTGTCGGCGCTGGGATCGTTGGCCACCAACGACTTTTTCACCACTCGCGGGCGGTTGCTGCACGCGGCGCCGATGTTCCACATGGCCGACGTGGCCGCCTGGGTCGCCGGCATGCTGGTCGGTTCCACCCACGTGATCGTGCCGAGCTTCACGCCGGCCGGTGTGCTGTCGGCGATCTCCGGCGACCGGGTCACCGACACGCTGCTGGTGCCGACGATGATCCAGCTGCTGGTCGACCATCCGGACGTGGCCGACCACGATTTGTCCAGCATGCAACACATCGTGTACGGCGCTTCGGTGATTTCCGATGCGGTGCTGGAAAGAGCACGCAAGGTCTTCTCCACCGCGAGGTTCACGCAGGCGTACGGCATGACCGAGCTGTCGCCGGTCACGACGCTGCTTCTGCCGGACGAGCACGACGATCCGGTGTTACGCCGCGGTGCCGGCCGGGCGGTGCCACACGCCGAGGTGCGGATCGTCGACCCCGACGACAACGAGGTGCCGCGCGGCACGGTCGGCGAGATCGTCGCGCGCGGCGACCACGTCATGCTCGGTTACTGGCAGCGTCCGCAGGAGACCGCCGAGGCGTTGCGCGGTGGCTGGATGCACACCGGCGATGGCGGATACATGGACGAGAAAGGTTACGTGTTCGTCGTCGACCGGATCAAGGACATGATCATCACCGGTGGTGAAAACGTCTATTCCGCCGAGGTGGAAAACGCGCTGGCCAGGCATCCGGCGGTGGCGACCTGTGCGGTGATCGGCGTGCCGGACGAGCAGTGGGGTGAGCGCGTACACGCGGTTGTCGTGCTGCAGCAAGGAAACACCGCGACGGCGCGGGAGCTGACCGACTTCTGCCGGCAGTCCATCGCCAATTACAAGATCCCGCGTACGGTGGCGTTCGTGGACGCGCTGCCGATGTCCGGCGCCGGCAAGATCCTCAAGCGCGAGCTGCGCAAGCTGCACTGGTCCGCGGACGGCCGCCAGGTCCAGTGACGACTGTCGCTCCAGCGAAAGGAAAACGGCCGCGCAACCGGCGAGCGTTGATCCTCGCCGCGGCCGCCGACCTGTTCTATCGAGACGGGTACGCGCGCGTCACGATGGCCGACGTGGCGGCCGCGGTCAGCGTCGGCCCGTCGGCGCTCTACCGCCATTTCCGGGGAAAAGCCGAGCTGCTGGTCGACGTGGTGGTCGCCGGGGTGGAGCCCTTCGAGCAGGTCGAAGCCGGCGAGGACATGCTGGCGAAGCTGGCCGTCGTCGCGGTCCAGCAACGACAGCTTGGCGTGCTCTGGCAACGAGAAACGCGTCACCTGCCGGCCGCGGATCGCCGGATGTTGCGGCACCGCCTCAGAAACGGCATGGCGGCGTACGCGCGACATCTGCGCGCCAACCGCGACCTCTCGCCCACCCAGGCGACGTTCCTCGCGCTGGCCACGTTTGGCATGCTGACCAGCATTTCCTACCACCGCCTCGAGCTGCCGCACGACGAGTACGCGCGGCTGCTGACCGAGCTCGGCGACGCGATCGCGCGTACGGACCTGCCGGACATCGGCTCCGCACCGCGAGAGTCGACCCGGCTGGCGGCGCGGTCGCGGCGCGAGGCGTTGCTGGCCACCGCGGCGGTGCTGTTCGCCGACAACGGCTATGCCACCGCGAGCCTGCGGGA
Proteins encoded:
- a CDS encoding TetR/AcrR family transcriptional regulator produces the protein MTTVAPAKGKRPRNRRALILAAAADLFYRDGYARVTMADVAAAVSVGPSALYRHFRGKAELLVDVVVAGVEPFEQVEAGEDMLAKLAVVAVQQRQLGVLWQRETRHLPAADRRMLRHRLRNGMAAYARHLRANRDLSPTQATFLALATFGMLTSISYHRLELPHDEYARLLTELGDAIARTDLPDIGSAPRESTRLAARSRREALLATAAVLFADNGYATASLRDIGAGVDIAGPSIYHHFDSKLELLVAVMNRGAEWLRMDLARALAAASGAADALSQLIRSYAGFALEHRELVDVLVTEVAHLPEPERHRARQTQHDYVSEWVHLVRSQNPALDDTCARIRVQAVLAIVNDIARTPRLRHADGIADALHAVGTAVLR
- a CDS encoding long-chain-fatty-acid--CoA ligase, whose translation is MQITQSLHRACQQDPDRPASIHAGRVRTMVEVLDRVSRFAGALRELGVRTDDRVGMLSLNSDRYHEFLLATPWADAVFTPVNVRWTAAEIGYALRESDTRVLLVDQTFAPMVTALRAEFPGLEKVVYTGDDDVPDGMLGYEELVAGADPVEDAGRGGEQMAGLFYTGGTTGAPKGVMLSHDNMVVSALGSLATNDFFTTRGRLLHAAPMFHMADVAAWVAGMLVGSTHVIVPSFTPAGVLSAISGDRVTDTLLVPTMIQLLVDHPDVADHDLSSMQHIVYGASVISDAVLERARKVFSTARFTQAYGMTELSPVTTLLLPDEHDDPVLRRGAGRAVPHAEVRIVDPDDNEVPRGTVGEIVARGDHVMLGYWQRPQETAEALRGGWMHTGDGGYMDEKGYVFVVDRIKDMIITGGENVYSAEVENALARHPAVATCAVIGVPDEQWGERVHAVVVLQQGNTATARELTDFCRQSIANYKIPRTVAFVDALPMSGAGKILKRELRKLHWSADGRQVQ
- a CDS encoding sigma-70 family RNA polymerase sigma factor translates to MAGDEQAAGTVTEEPPAGPHDGELITAARAGDADAYEQLYRRHSEAALRYAASLAKNPADRDDLVSEAFAKVLSTLKAGGGPDIAFRSYLLSVVRNTFYDRTRKEGRVDVTDDMERHDQGVAFTDTVVEGEERSLAARAFATLPERWQMVLWHTEVEGDSPAEVAPLLGLTANGVAALAYRARERLKQAYLSVHVSDVPTSTVVAGTTCGWTVERLGAKVRGGLSKREASKVDAHLADCAQCTVLFAELGELNSSLRGVLAPLILGAAVAGYFIKPAAIMTGAGAGLTGLFHWVPVGAQRVRDFSRTPAGRATAAGFIIVMMAVAAAAFVATSGDQKPPPPRPVAAPPAPAQPAPAQPAPAQPAPARPAPAQPAPPPAKPPKAQPPATPRPLPSPKPKPPSPTPAPPPSSPPPSSPPPPKPTCRKGFVFICVDVDGGPLIKIRIRVRVDTPPGIRP